From the Brachybacterium sillae genome, the window GGGCTTGGCGATGTAGTCGTTGGCCCCGAGCTCCAGCCCTTGCACGGTGTCCTCCACTCCCGTGCGGGCGGTGACCATGAGGATCGGCAGCGTGGACCCGGATTCCCGCAGGGCCCGCAGCACCTGAAAGCCGTCGAGCCGCGGCAGGCCGACGTCGAGCACCAGCAGATCGGCCTCCCCGGCCGAGGCGAGGTCGAGGGCCGCGATGCCGTCATGCACCACGGTGGTCGTGTATCCGGCGGCGGTCAGGCCCTTGTCCATGAACCGGGCGATCCGCGGCTCGTCCTCAGCGATCAGGATTCTCATCGGGGCGTTCTCCGGGGGACTCAGGGGCGGGCTCAGGAACGGGATCGGGGTTGTGGGGGTGGGGATCGTCGGTGGCACCGTCGGTCCTGCTCCCCCGGGACGGTACCCGCAGCACGAACCGCGCCCCGCCGCCGGGGGCCGCCGTGACATGCGCGCTGCCGCCGTGCGCCTGGGCGATGGCCCGGACGATGGGCAGGCCGAGGCCGGTGCCGGCCGTGTCGGTGACGCCCGTCCCCCGCGCGAACCGGTCGAAGATCCGTTCCCGCTCGTGCTCGGGCACCCCCGGGCCTTCATCGTCCACGTGCACTTCGAGGATCTCGCCGTGTTCGGTCCGGTCGGCGGGCCGGCGGTGCACGCCGAGGGTGACGGTGGTGCCGGGCGGGCTGTATCGCACCGCATTCGCGGCCAGTTGCAGCACTGCCTGGGCGAGTCGCTGATCGTCGAATTCGGCGACGCCTGCCGGCGAGTCCTCCAACAGCCAGTGGTGGTCGCCGCCGAGGTGTTCGGCCCTGGCCAGCAGCGACTGCGCGAACAGGTCGAGGTCCACGGGCCGCGGGGTGAGGAAATCGGGCCGACCCGCGCGAGCGAGCTCCGACAGGTCACCGACGAGGCGGCTCATCCGCTCCAGCTCCTCCAGGGCGATCTCGCGGGATTCGCGCACGTCAGCGGGGTCGTCGGGGTCGGTGGTCTCCAGGGTCCCCTGCACCACTGTGAGCGGGGTGCGCAGTTCATGCCCGGCGTCGCGGAGGAACTGCCGCTGCCCGTCGAAGGCGTCCTCCAGCCGCTCCAACATGCCGTTGACGGTCAGGGCCAGCGCGGCGACGTCATCGTCGGTGGGCGGGACCGGCACCCGGCGCGACAGGTCCGTGTGGGTGACCTCCTCGGCGGCGCGGCGCAGGGTCTCCAGGGGGCGCAGCAGGCGGCCGATGAGCAGCGCCCCGACGGTGCCGGCGATGAGCACGGAGGCGGCGGCCGCAGCGGCGTACGCACCGGCGCGCTGCCAGATCTCCCGGTGTTGCGGGCCGACGTCGATGCCGACGACGAAGATGCCTTCGGCAGGGTCACCCTCCACACGCACCGACGCGATCACGCTGCGGACGGTGCGGCCGCGGACGTCGAGGGTGGTGTGCACGGTGCGTCCGGGCACGTACGCCTCCCGCACCTGCTGCAGCGTCTCCGGATCGGCCAGGTCAAAGTCCTGTTCCACCGGCCGGTACGCGGGGGTGCCGTCGACGATCGCCAGCACCGCCTCATGGTCGCTCGGGGCGGAGGACCGGGTCACCGCCTGCAGCAGGTTCGCGACCCCGGTGCGGGCGCCGGGGTCCTGCGCCCGGTACTCCGCGGCGGTGCGCAGCTCGGCCACCTCCTGGTCGAGCTGCCCGCGGACGTTGTCCTCCAGCGACCGCACCTGCAGCAGGAACGTGACCAGACCGGTCAGCAGGAAGCCCAGCACCATCACCGTGAGCATCACGACCAGCACGCGGAGCCGGACGGTGCGACGGGGAGGCGTGGACATGCGGCTCACCCTCGCGGCACCCGGGCGGGCCACCAGATGCGGTCACCGATCAGCAGGGCCAGGGGGATCACCAGCCGCAGGAGCAGGCTCGGCCGGGGGGTGTCGCACGGCGGCGCGGAGGGCGCGGGGTCTCGCATCGGTCCAGACTAGGGCGCGGGCGGCGAGGTATCACCGCGGCCCTCGGGGTTCTCGCTGACGTCGCGGGCGCCCCGCGGCTCCACGGCCCCTCGTGCCTCACCGGTCTGCCGCGCCTCACCGGTCTGCCGCGCCTCCCGATCGGCCCGCCGCTGCTGCTCGGCGGCCTCACGGCGCAGGCGCCGCTTCTCCCCCGGGCCCTCGGCGATCCGATACAGCACCGGCACGATCACCAGCGTCAGCAGGGTCGAGGAGACGAGGCCGCCGATCACCACCACCGCGAGGGGCTGCGAGATGAACCCACCACCGCTGCCGGTGATCCCGAACGCCATCGGCAGCAGGGCGAAGACGGTCGCGGCGGCGGTCATGAGGATCGGCCGCAGACGGGTGTGGGCACCGGCTTCCAGGGCCTCGTCGAGACCCTGGCCCGCGCGTCGGTACTGGTTGACCAGGTCAATCAGCACGATCGCGTTGGTGACGACGATGCCGACCAGCATCAGCAGGCCGATCATGGCGGGCAATCCCAGGGGCACCCCCGTGACCAGCAGCGCGACGAAGGCTCCGGTGGCGGCGAAGGGGATCGACACCAGCAGGATCAGCGGCTGCATGAGGGACTTGAAGATCCACACCAGCAGCACGTAGGTCAGGAGGATCGCCGCGACGATCGCGATGCCCAGCTGACCGAAGGTGTCGGCGATGTCCTCCGCGGTGCCGCCGAGGGTCGCCTGCACGCCGTCGGGAAGGTCGGCGGCGTCGATCGCCTGCTGTGCGGCCTGGGTGACGGTGCGGACGTCCTCCCCCGCCGGGGTGAGGGAGACGGTGACGGTCTGGCGGGTGTTGTCGGTGACGATCTGCGGGCGGGTCTGCACCTCCTCGACGGTCGCGACGTCCGTGAGCGGGATCCCGGCGACGTCCATCGAGCGCAGCTGCTCCAGGGTGGAGACGTCCTGGCTGCCGGCGAGGCGGATGTCGATGTCCTGGTCGTCCAGGGTGATGGTGCCGATGGCGGAGGGGAACAGCTCCCGGGCGACCAGCCCGACGACGGCCTCCTCGGTGAGTCCGCGCTCGGCGGCGGCCTCCCGGTCGACGGTGATCTGCGCGGTCGGCTGTTCGGCCTGCAGGTCACTGGCGATCTCGGCAACACCCTCGGGCAGCGGGTCGAGCTGCTCCCGGATCGCCTTCTCGGCCTGTTCGCGGGCCTGGGGGGTCGGGCCGGTGATCTGGATGTCGACGGAGGTGGAGCCGGTCGGGCCGCCGGTGGTCAGTTCCTCGATGTCCCCGGCATCGGGCATGCCCTCGAGGGCGGCGAGCATGTCGGCACGCAGCGCCTCCTGGTCGGCGCCCTCATCGGTGGTGACCTGGTAGCTGATCTCGTTGGGGGTGCCGCCCATGCCGAACTGGTCGGCGCCGATGGTGGTCTGCACGGTGCGCACGCCGTCGACGGCCATCAGGGCGTCCTCGGCGCGTCCGGCGGCGTCGGTGGATTCGTCGAGGCTGGTGCCCGCCGGGAGGGTCTGCCGGTAGGAGGCGAGGTTCTGACCGGAATCGCTGAGGAAGTTGACTGTGAGCAGGGGCAGCAGGAACCCGGTGCCGACGAGCACCGCGACGGCGGCGAGCAGCGTGAGGATGCGGTGGCGCAGGGCGGTGCGCAGCGTCGGGGCGTAGAGGCGGTGGGCGAGGCCACGGCGCTCCTTCACCTCGGCGGCCTCCCGCACACGCGCGACGGCGGCGGTGTCCTCGGGGTCGAGGTCGCGGGCGGCCTTGGGGGCGCGCAGGAACCAGTAGGCGAGGACCGGCACGATGGTGAGCGACACCAGCAGCGAGGACAGCATGGCGATCGCGACGGTGAGGGAGAACGGCCGGAACAGCTCCCCGGCCATGCCGGAGACCACGGCGACCGGCAGGAACACCACGACGGTGGCGAGGGTGGAACTGGTGACGGCGCCGGCGACCTCGCGGACGGCGTCGAGGATCGCGCGGGTGCGGGGTTTGCCGTAGGAGAGGTGGCGGGTGATGTTCTCGATCACCACGATGGAGTCGTCGACGACGCGGCCGATGG encodes:
- a CDS encoding sensor histidine kinase; this encodes MSTPPRRTVRLRVLVVMLTVMVLGFLLTGLVTFLLQVRSLEDNVRGQLDQEVAELRTAAEYRAQDPGARTGVANLLQAVTRSSAPSDHEAVLAIVDGTPAYRPVEQDFDLADPETLQQVREAYVPGRTVHTTLDVRGRTVRSVIASVRVEGDPAEGIFVVGIDVGPQHREIWQRAGAYAAAAAASVLIAGTVGALLIGRLLRPLETLRRAAEEVTHTDLSRRVPVPPTDDDVAALALTVNGMLERLEDAFDGQRQFLRDAGHELRTPLTVVQGTLETTDPDDPADVRESREIALEELERMSRLVGDLSELARAGRPDFLTPRPVDLDLFAQSLLARAEHLGGDHHWLLEDSPAGVAEFDDQRLAQAVLQLAANAVRYSPPGTTVTLGVHRRPADRTEHGEILEVHVDDEGPGVPEHERERIFDRFARGTGVTDTAGTGLGLPIVRAIAQAHGGSAHVTAAPGGGARFVLRVPSRGSRTDGATDDPHPHNPDPVPEPAPESPGERPDENPDR
- a CDS encoding efflux RND transporter permease subunit, translating into MHRLAQLSLANRAFIALVCVVVSVLGALSMTTLRQELIPSIALPQIQIVTPAVGSSSEQVDTRVSGPIEQAVRGLENVESTRSTSRPGLSMVTVELTYGTDVARSANQVDAALSRIDDQLPEGADPQVISGGSGDIPAVVLAVSSDLAPAELGTRLDTAVITELERIDGVSSVIVAGAPEQVVRITPDQDELTARGLTDDDITAALDASGLSVPGGTVTDGNRSLDVTVGRPLSSIEDLEAITILPPAGADAQGQQGASQQGAGQPGTGQQGADAQGQPAPASPAPVTTLGDVATVERTTEDPTSVSRTNGRESLVLVVTATATGNVVDVSDEVAATLERTLPGVGGNARRDVVFDQAPFIQDSIVTLAEEGLLGLGFAVAVILLFLRALRPTLVTAISIPLSLLMAFVGMLVSGYTLNMLTLAALTISIGRVVDDSIVVIENITRHLSYGKPRTRAILDAVREVAGAVTSSTLATVVVFLPVAVVSGMAGELFRPFSLTVAIAMLSSLLVSLTIVPVLAYWFLRAPKAARDLDPEDTAAVARVREAAEVKERRGLAHRLYAPTLRTALRHRILTLLAAVAVLVGTGFLLPLLTVNFLSDSGQNLASYRQTLPAGTSLDESTDAAGRAEDALMAVDGVRTVQTTIGADQFGMGGTPNEISYQVTTDEGADQEALRADMLAALEGMPDAGDIEELTTGGPTGSTSVDIQITGPTPQAREQAEKAIREQLDPLPEGVAEIASDLQAEQPTAQITVDREAAAERGLTEEAVVGLVARELFPSAIGTITLDDQDIDIRLAGSQDVSTLEQLRSMDVAGIPLTDVATVEEVQTRPQIVTDNTRQTVTVSLTPAGEDVRTVTQAAQQAIDAADLPDGVQATLGGTAEDIADTFGQLGIAIVAAILLTYVLLVWIFKSLMQPLILLVSIPFAATGAFVALLVTGVPLGLPAMIGLLMLVGIVVTNAIVLIDLVNQYRRAGQGLDEALEAGAHTRLRPILMTAAATVFALLPMAFGITGSGGGFISQPLAVVVIGGLVSSTLLTLVIVPVLYRIAEGPGEKRRLRREAAEQQRRADREARQTGEARQTGEARGAVEPRGARDVSENPEGRGDTSPPAP